A genome region from Acinetobacter lwoffii includes the following:
- a CDS encoding ParA family protein, which translates to MRTRVVFNQKGGVGKSSITVNLAAISAYQGLKTLLIDLDPQANSSQYVLGDDATYSSDKPALEPNIENYFEDVLGNQQSKGLLGNAIGSILKSRSKGLESYVHQSSFKHLDVIPASPTLGALAHALESKHKIYKLRDALQQLSGHYDRVFIDTPPAFNFFTLSALIAANRVLIPFDCDVFSKRALQTLIENVIETQDDHNEGLEIEGIVVNQFQAQAKLPREVVQQLKDEGLPVLDSMLPPSILMKESHQKNQPLIHLATDHKLTQAYQSLFNEIEQN; encoded by the coding sequence ATGCGTACACGTGTGGTATTTAATCAAAAGGGTGGGGTAGGCAAGTCGAGTATTACTGTCAATCTGGCAGCGATCAGTGCATATCAGGGTTTAAAAACCTTATTGATTGACCTGGATCCGCAGGCCAACTCTAGCCAGTATGTGCTGGGTGATGATGCGACGTATTCTAGTGACAAGCCGGCACTCGAACCGAATATCGAAAACTATTTTGAAGATGTACTCGGTAATCAGCAAAGCAAGGGCTTGCTTGGTAATGCGATTGGCTCGATTTTAAAAAGTCGTAGCAAAGGTCTGGAAAGCTATGTGCATCAATCTTCTTTTAAACATCTGGATGTTATTCCGGCTAGCCCAACACTGGGTGCATTGGCCCATGCACTGGAGTCCAAGCACAAGATTTATAAGCTACGAGATGCCTTGCAACAACTGTCGGGGCATTATGACCGGGTATTTATTGATACACCGCCTGCATTCAATTTCTTTACCCTCTCTGCTCTCATTGCGGCGAACCGCGTGCTGATTCCATTTGACTGTGATGTATTTTCTAAACGTGCCCTACAGACCCTGATTGAAAATGTCATTGAAACCCAGGATGACCATAATGAAGGGCTGGAAATCGAAGGGATTGTCGTGAACCAGTTTCAGGCACAGGCCAAATTACCGCGTGAAGTGGTACAACAGCTCAAAGATGAAGGCTTACCGGTCCTCGACAGTATGTTGCCACCCTCGATCTTGATGAAAGAATCTCATCAGAAAAATCAGCCTTTGATTCATTTGGCTACTGATCATAAATTGACTCAGGCCTATCAATCGTTGTTCAATGAGATAGAGCAGAATTAA
- a CDS encoding capsule biosynthesis protein, whose translation MSVHVNRLLLSERVLLLQGPMGSFFNRFSAWLKDHDIQCFKVNLNGGDQFFSRSFEYNFDFTGAYADFSTWIEDLLLSQEIDAVVCFGDCRKYHQAAKKVALKHRINFFAFEEGYIRPNYITFEQDGVNFFSNFLSHLKLKTKKPKNTQVKKVSEVNNSYRSMLISVMVYYVFMLLFSWKYPHYKHHRQMSIWSEIYYWVWSGVRRIKNSFVEEKQFNAFIQAYKKRYFVFALQVHNDFQIRTHSDLKCMKKYIEMVMQDFAQHADPYHHLVLKHHPMDRGYRNYASYIRKLAKSHDVEGRVHYFCDIHLPTLLKNSLGFVAVNSTTGIQALYHHIPVKVLGYALYNLPKLTNQRPLAKFWRNPGKVDQVYFNYFREELINYSQLNGAFYGDSPWMNDYDLSHIEVDVEMQQANNPVSI comes from the coding sequence ATGTCAGTTCATGTGAATCGTTTATTGCTTTCTGAACGGGTTCTGTTATTACAGGGGCCGATGGGGAGTTTTTTTAATCGTTTTTCTGCCTGGCTCAAAGACCATGATATTCAATGTTTTAAAGTGAACCTGAACGGCGGAGATCAATTTTTTTCGCGTTCTTTTGAATACAACTTTGATTTTACAGGTGCTTACGCCGATTTTTCGACCTGGATCGAAGACTTGCTTTTGTCTCAAGAGATTGATGCAGTGGTCTGTTTTGGAGACTGCCGCAAGTATCATCAAGCTGCAAAAAAAGTTGCCTTAAAGCATCGAATTAACTTTTTTGCTTTTGAAGAAGGCTATATTCGGCCGAACTATATTACGTTTGAGCAAGATGGGGTAAATTTCTTTTCCAACTTCTTATCGCATTTAAAATTAAAAACAAAAAAACCTAAAAATACCCAAGTGAAAAAAGTATCTGAAGTCAATAATAGTTATCGTTCGATGCTGATCAGTGTCATGGTCTATTATGTATTTATGCTGCTTTTCTCTTGGAAATACCCGCATTATAAACATCATCGGCAGATGAGTATCTGGTCGGAAATTTATTATTGGGTCTGGTCGGGTGTGCGACGGATTAAAAATTCTTTCGTAGAAGAAAAGCAGTTTAATGCATTTATACAGGCCTATAAAAAACGTTATTTTGTATTTGCACTACAAGTACATAATGACTTTCAGATTCGTACCCATTCTGATTTAAAATGCATGAAAAAATACATTGAAATGGTCATGCAGGATTTTGCACAACATGCAGACCCCTATCATCATTTGGTGCTCAAACATCATCCGATGGATCGTGGCTATCGTAATTATGCCTCTTATATTCGTAAGCTAGCAAAGTCTCACGATGTTGAAGGGCGTGTTCACTATTTTTGTGATATTCATTTGCCTACACTATTAAAAAATAGTCTGGGTTTTGTTGCAGTAAATAGTACGACAGGTATTCAGGCTTTGTACCACCATATTCCTGTCAAGGTATTGGGTTATGCACTTTATAATTTACCTAAATTGACCAACCAACGTCCTTTGGCTAAATTCTGGAGAAATCCAGGTAAGGTCGATCAGGTGTATTTCAACTATTTCCGTGAAGAGCTAATTAATTATTCCCAATTGAATGGGGCTTTTTATGGTGATTCTCCTTGGATGAATGATTATGATTTATCACATATCGAGGTAGATGTTGAAATGCAACAAGCCAATAATCCTGTTTCCATCTGA
- a CDS encoding BolA family protein yields MSLEQQLKDRLAQLSPTHLEVVNESSGHGGYFPGKESHFKTVIVSQAFAGLRPVQRHQKVYAAAGDLLSKDKIHALAIHAFLPEEWAGQDTTSPACAHAPKN; encoded by the coding sequence ATGAGCTTAGAACAACAACTGAAAGATCGTTTGGCGCAATTATCCCCAACCCATTTGGAAGTGGTGAATGAGTCTTCGGGTCATGGTGGTTATTTCCCGGGAAAAGAATCGCATTTTAAAACCGTGATTGTGAGTCAGGCATTTGCCGGTTTGCGCCCCGTCCAGCGTCATCAGAAAGTTTATGCTGCTGCGGGTGATCTGCTGTCAAAAGACAAGATTCATGCGCTGGCCATTCATGCATTTTTGCCTGAAGAATGGGCAGGTCAGGATACGACCAGTCCTGCTTGTGCACACGCACCTAAAAACTAA
- a CDS encoding capsular polysaccharide biosynthesis protein, whose translation MYLNANKNILSIVNLYKYIFNNQTNLRVSCGWGRKKSFFKAQALAKQKGLTALCLEDGFVRSLGLGKDGYPPLSLVVDEMGIYFDALQPSNLENLILKDESVRDNLRAQHAIDQILKFGITKYNQKFQTIDLGKFDRKIKNILVIDQTFGDQSIKYAGATPDTFKSMLRQACIDHPDAIIWVKTHPDVLAGKAQSHFQPQDLASANIRVLTEAYNPIELLGYMSEVYVVSSQLGFEALLCGKKVHCFGVPWYAGWGLTDDQYAPLEILNGRRGVKCSLNHLFASAYFHYARYVNPVTGERCECEDIIDLIIPNIEFQKRLGQSYIAYGFSPWKKKFIADFLSFPKLSLKFQRYLKPKKNQPTLAWGKKAQRLKDQNYLNVITVEDGFIRSVGLGATLIRPCSLVFDDVGIYYDATKPSGIENLLNQVNLTEQQLQRARDLQQKLIDLNISKYNVGESRPLKRPQHSRVLLVVGQVEDDMSIQLGGIGIKTNLDLLKQVRGDHPDSYIIYKPHPDVQTGLRVGKISDQDMLTYANQIELNTSILECFEICDEVHTITSLSGFEALIRGLKVYCYGLPFYAGWGLTQDLYSSQRRNNKNITLETLLYVTLVEYPTYNLPHTRASGIPLVRPEDVIAYIKSQLDQPVAHDHRYKRVLLHLYNKLKK comes from the coding sequence ATGTATCTAAATGCTAATAAAAATATCTTATCTATAGTTAATCTCTATAAATATATTTTTAATAATCAAACCAACCTGCGAGTAAGTTGTGGCTGGGGCCGTAAAAAAAGTTTCTTTAAAGCCCAAGCCTTAGCCAAACAAAAAGGTCTGACAGCTCTCTGCCTGGAGGATGGTTTTGTCCGCTCTCTGGGCTTGGGTAAAGATGGTTATCCACCTCTATCGCTTGTTGTTGATGAAATGGGGATTTATTTTGATGCCCTACAGCCATCAAACCTAGAAAACCTTATTTTAAAAGATGAGAGTGTTAGAGATAATCTTCGTGCCCAGCATGCCATCGACCAAATTTTAAAATTTGGAATTACTAAATATAATCAAAAATTTCAAACAATAGATTTAGGTAAGTTTGATCGAAAAATTAAAAATATTTTAGTTATTGATCAAACTTTTGGTGATCAATCAATCAAATACGCAGGGGCTACTCCTGACACCTTTAAAAGCATGTTAAGACAAGCCTGTATTGATCACCCAGATGCGATTATATGGGTAAAAACCCATCCAGATGTCTTGGCAGGCAAAGCACAATCCCATTTTCAACCGCAAGATTTAGCATCTGCCAATATTCGGGTTTTAACGGAAGCCTATAATCCGATTGAGCTATTGGGCTATATGAGCGAAGTCTATGTGGTCAGTTCACAATTGGGCTTTGAAGCCTTGCTTTGTGGCAAGAAAGTTCATTGTTTTGGGGTTCCCTGGTATGCGGGATGGGGGCTGACAGATGATCAATATGCACCTTTGGAAATTTTAAATGGAAGACGTGGTGTCAAATGTTCCCTCAACCATTTATTTGCATCTGCTTATTTTCATTATGCACGCTATGTCAATCCAGTTACTGGTGAGCGCTGTGAATGTGAAGATATTATAGATCTGATTATTCCGAATATTGAATTTCAAAAACGTCTAGGTCAATCCTATATTGCGTATGGTTTTAGTCCCTGGAAAAAGAAATTTATTGCGGACTTTTTAAGCTTTCCAAAGCTTAGTCTAAAATTTCAACGCTATCTAAAGCCTAAAAAAAATCAGCCAACTCTTGCTTGGGGCAAAAAAGCGCAACGACTGAAAGATCAGAATTATCTAAATGTGATTACTGTAGAGGATGGATTTATCCGATCTGTTGGATTGGGCGCCACTTTAATTCGACCATGTTCGCTCGTTTTTGATGATGTCGGTATCTATTATGACGCGACAAAACCATCAGGAATTGAGAATCTTCTCAATCAAGTTAATCTTACCGAACAGCAGCTTCAAAGAGCACGTGATTTACAGCAAAAGCTGATCGATCTGAATATTTCAAAATACAATGTAGGTGAGTCAAGGCCATTAAAACGTCCTCAGCATTCGCGGGTTTTATTGGTCGTGGGGCAGGTTGAAGATGATATGTCGATTCAGCTAGGTGGAATCGGGATTAAAACTAATCTGGATTTGCTGAAACAGGTGCGGGGAGATCATCCTGACAGTTATATTATCTATAAACCCCATCCAGATGTACAAACGGGTCTGCGGGTCGGGAAAATTTCCGACCAAGACATGTTGACCTATGCTAACCAGATTGAATTGAACACCTCTATTTTAGAATGTTTTGAAATTTGTGATGAGGTACATACCATAACCTCACTTAGTGGCTTTGAGGCTTTGATTCGAGGCTTAAAAGTTTATTGTTATGGTTTACCATTTTATGCAGGTTGGGGATTAACACAGGACTTGTATTCATCACAAAGACGCAACAATAAAAATATAACCTTAGAAACTTTGTTATATGTAACTCTAGTAGAATATCCTACATATAATTTACCGCATACTCGAGCATCGGGTATTCCCTTGGTGCGTCCCGAGGATGTGATCGCTTATATTAAAAGTCAATTAGATCAACCGGTAGCTCATGATCATAGGTATAAGCGTGTATTATTACATTTATATAACAAGTTAAAAAAATAG
- a CDS encoding SirB2 family protein has protein sequence METQLLVKIIHMSVAGLAIVAILARALTLFVGTQGNMPNPVARTALVALQHLAITVIALTGIVSLVLKDFDVQPWFYAKVILFLVLVSSLGKAYKKDDSILLSQRRAGLVIAVVSLVSILALVMIKPNFG, from the coding sequence ATGGAAACCCAACTTTTAGTCAAGATTATCCATATGTCGGTAGCAGGACTGGCGATTGTCGCCATTCTTGCCCGTGCCTTGACCTTGTTTGTCGGCACACAGGGAAATATGCCTAATCCGGTAGCACGTACAGCGCTAGTCGCTTTACAGCATTTAGCTATCACGGTGATTGCACTGACCGGTATAGTATCGCTCGTCCTGAAAGACTTTGATGTACAGCCTTGGTTCTATGCCAAAGTCATTTTATTTTTGGTGCTGGTGTCCTCGCTAGGCAAAGCCTATAAAAAAGATGATTCGATCTTGTTGTCGCAGCGTCGGGCTGGCTTAGTTATTGCTGTAGTTTCATTGGTGTCTATTCTGGCTTTGGTGATGATCAAGCCGAATTTTGGCTAA
- a CDS encoding DedA family protein, translating into MELIDFILHVDDHLLEFITNYGIWIYAILFLIIFVETGLVVMPFLPGDSLLFAAGALAASTGAMDPWVLIPLLFVAAVLGDTLNYHIGKYIGPRVFEIESRFINKKHLLATQQFFARHGGKTIIFARFVPFARTFAPFVAGAGSMNYKYFLTYNVVGAFAWISSFVILGYMFGNMPIVKDNFTYLIFGIIILSVLPGVIGFIQQKLKKSKTA; encoded by the coding sequence ATGGAACTGATTGATTTTATCTTGCATGTTGATGATCACTTGCTTGAATTTATCACTAATTACGGGATCTGGATTTATGCCATTCTTTTCCTGATTATCTTTGTAGAAACAGGTCTGGTGGTCATGCCGTTCCTGCCTGGCGACAGCTTGCTATTTGCAGCAGGTGCACTGGCAGCCTCTACTGGTGCAATGGATCCATGGGTGCTGATTCCACTCTTGTTTGTTGCGGCAGTTCTGGGTGACACCCTGAATTATCATATTGGTAAATATATTGGTCCTCGGGTTTTCGAGATCGAATCGCGCTTCATCAATAAAAAACACTTATTGGCGACCCAGCAATTCTTTGCCAGACATGGTGGTAAGACCATTATTTTTGCGCGTTTTGTTCCTTTTGCCCGTACCTTTGCACCCTTCGTTGCCGGTGCTGGCAGCATGAATTACAAATATTTCCTGACCTATAATGTAGTAGGTGCATTTGCCTGGATTAGCTCATTTGTCATTTTGGGCTATATGTTTGGCAATATGCCGATCGTCAAAGACAACTTCACCTATCTAATTTTTGGCATCATTATTTTAAGTGTATTGCCAGGTGTGATTGGCTTTATTCAACAAAAGCTCAAAAAAAGTAAAACAGCTTAA
- a CDS encoding CatB-related O-acetyltransferase: protein MLNYLDNLLNENKIEGYGFVEEFCLINSWKIRGFFSIGAYTNISKNANIRDVIIGRFSKIDSNVNIGKFLGEKNIFSNSDFSNGIPQVISSDYEKISKNRFFYNKTPLTKIGNDVWIQENCIIKSGVTISDGVIVLPNSLVIDDLPPFSICSGNPAQVIGYRFEFEIIERLQKYRWWDKDIFKLESVNYSNIKKILNTNLDNKKYQRFFVDSFDSRVIKDNLDRVLIGPSHIKRWRDKIYNGDIFYPNFYLIGFSGLSLYDKSLIRWIDFFTEIGKEIFLMVPDFRIGNSYILNKSLNPTFIDKDLINLENDTILYNEAIKILDHFVKLNDKIKFIFWCLGARENLNIKNNKYIVNGSYKHPIWNLEKLNNLYSNNTLQLDSSFNFEDMIENDGTVHPTNLGYNFIKNIINGRTAFSNIKKNKYKPNILIRTYRWDEVNNLLALYYKEKGANVIFVVDETKNIVNIPSEWSKVSINKDKIKNKFLRYQDDIMWRSGDYCYYFAFDEFPEMERAWLVEDEAIIYSDDFLNFLEKFEMHNIDFYAGKFGKRGNKNYLYKTIDFINRYPYGCIYSISMMTNSYAKFLYKKRVELNNYFIQNNLENDKWMNDEYFSINMSYGTQYCIAALQDVSRWCCSQTLHFSTQKVLMKTSKSLNFEYQNRFYHPILVEGLDDSNSLKRNKSLLNKYL from the coding sequence ATGTTAAATTATTTAGATAACTTATTGAATGAAAATAAAATTGAAGGTTATGGGTTTGTTGAGGAGTTTTGCTTAATTAACTCTTGGAAGATTAGAGGTTTTTTTTCTATTGGCGCTTATACTAATATTAGTAAGAATGCTAATATTCGAGATGTAATTATTGGAAGATTTAGCAAAATAGATTCGAACGTTAATATAGGTAAATTTCTAGGTGAAAAAAATATATTTTCAAATAGTGATTTCTCTAATGGAATACCTCAAGTAATTTCAAGTGATTATGAAAAAATATCGAAAAACCGATTTTTTTATAATAAAACTCCATTAACTAAAATTGGTAATGATGTATGGATACAGGAAAACTGTATTATTAAATCGGGTGTTACTATATCGGATGGAGTTATAGTTCTTCCTAACTCTCTTGTAATTGATGATTTACCTCCATTTTCAATTTGTTCTGGAAATCCTGCACAAGTAATTGGTTATAGATTTGAATTTGAGATAATTGAGAGATTGCAAAAATATAGATGGTGGGATAAAGATATATTTAAATTAGAATCTGTTAATTACTCAAATATAAAAAAGATATTAAATACAAATTTAGACAATAAAAAATATCAACGATTCTTTGTTGATAGTTTTGATAGTAGAGTAATTAAAGATAATTTAGATCGTGTATTAATAGGACCTTCACATATAAAGAGATGGCGTGATAAAATATATAATGGTGATATTTTCTATCCAAATTTTTATTTAATAGGTTTTTCTGGCTTAAGTCTTTATGATAAAAGTTTAATAAGGTGGATTGATTTTTTTACTGAAATTGGGAAAGAAATTTTTTTAATGGTACCTGATTTTAGAATAGGTAATTCTTATATTTTAAATAAATCTTTAAATCCTACTTTTATTGATAAAGATCTAATTAATTTAGAGAATGATACTATTTTATATAATGAAGCAATTAAAATCCTTGATCACTTTGTAAAATTAAATGATAAAATAAAATTTATTTTTTGGTGCCTAGGTGCTAGGGAGAATTTGAATATTAAGAATAATAAATATATAGTTAATGGGTCTTATAAGCACCCCATATGGAATTTAGAAAAATTAAATAATCTTTATTCTAATAACACTCTGCAATTAGATAGTAGTTTTAACTTTGAAGATATGATTGAAAATGATGGCACAGTTCATCCAACTAACTTGGGCTATAATTTTATAAAAAATATAATAAATGGGAGAACTGCCTTTTCCAATATTAAAAAAAATAAATATAAACCAAATATATTGATTAGAACTTATCGTTGGGATGAAGTTAATAATCTATTAGCTTTATATTATAAAGAAAAGGGTGCAAATGTTATTTTTGTTGTAGATGAAACAAAAAATATCGTTAATATTCCTAGTGAGTGGTCAAAAGTATCTATAAATAAAGATAAAATAAAGAATAAATTTCTAAGATATCAAGATGATATAATGTGGCGTTCAGGAGATTACTGCTATTATTTTGCTTTTGATGAATTTCCTGAAATGGAGAGAGCTTGGTTAGTAGAAGATGAAGCTATTATTTATTCAGATGATTTTTTAAATTTTTTAGAAAAATTTGAAATGCATAATATTGATTTTTACGCAGGAAAATTTGGTAAGAGAGGTAATAAAAATTATTTATACAAAACTATAGATTTTATTAATAGATATCCTTACGGATGCATTTATTCAATTTCTATGATGACTAACTCCTATGCTAAATTTCTATATAAAAAGCGTGTAGAATTAAATAACTATTTTATTCAAAATAATTTAGAAAATGATAAATGGATGAATGATGAGTATTTTAGTATTAATATGAGTTATGGTACCCAATATTGTATAGCTGCTCTGCAGGATGTTAGTCGTTGGTGTTGTTCACAGACACTCCATTTCAGTACTCAGAAAGTTTTAATGAAAACGTCAAAATCTCTTAATTTTGAATATCAGAATCGTTTTTATCATCCCATTCTTGTAGAGGGTTTAGATGATTCTAATAGTTTAAAACGTAATAAAAGTTTACTTAATAAGTATTTGTAA
- a CDS encoding threonine transporter RhtB: MIENWLFVLGLIAVLMVPGPANALVASSAHQQGQAKTSLYLPAILLGYFYAINVWALLIHLASPIWPNFKGLVYVLSTICVGWMTLHLYKAQQLERYSKNHPQIRPWQMFTTTLKNPKAALLASGILPIETWQSPTNFVLVFAAFSLSTVPVGIFWMVFGQAILTSPSEKIKAGLIYKGAALFVLLCLIPLLIKLWD, from the coding sequence ATGATTGAAAATTGGTTATTTGTTTTAGGACTCATTGCTGTGTTGATGGTTCCAGGGCCCGCCAATGCCTTGGTGGCCAGCTCTGCTCATCAGCAGGGGCAGGCTAAAACCAGTCTCTATCTTCCTGCCATTTTACTCGGCTATTTTTATGCCATTAATGTCTGGGCCTTGTTGATTCATCTGGCGTCACCGATCTGGCCAAATTTTAAAGGCTTGGTCTATGTACTGAGTACCATCTGTGTGGGCTGGATGACCTTGCATTTATATAAGGCCCAGCAGTTAGAACGCTACAGCAAGAACCATCCGCAGATTCGCCCCTGGCAAATGTTTACAACTACCTTAAAAAATCCTAAAGCAGCATTGTTGGCCTCTGGAATTTTACCGATAGAAACCTGGCAAAGCCCGACCAACTTCGTTCTGGTTTTTGCTGCCTTTAGCTTGAGTACCGTTCCGGTCGGGATATTCTGGATGGTCTTTGGTCAGGCCATATTGACCAGTCCATCTGAAAAAATAAAAGCCGGCCTCATTTATAAAGGCGCGGCTCTATTTGTCCTGCTTTGTCTCATCCCACTCTTGATCAAGCTCTGGGATTAA